A genomic region of Prionailurus bengalensis isolate Pbe53 chromosome D1, Fcat_Pben_1.1_paternal_pri, whole genome shotgun sequence contains the following coding sequences:
- the SPDYC gene encoding speedy protein C, with protein sequence MWRPELTPGRGHPAPPRPTRPHPHEMSDTQDFATFPVVATQVKLGGWSRQGGGSVSLRPRPHQELQAFLSLLEHSLLQEFLSRDPCFQISDKYLLAMVLVYFRRANLKLSEYTHSNLFLALFLANDMEEDLEDPKCVIFLWALGKDWRRQVADFLHQRDKLWARMGFRAMVSRQCCEEVMAKEPSHWAWTRERRPHHGGAQRGCPKARVPLPGGPGLSPPHCSLCGLLPAHGLCSHQPRPLPVLSKCPSPNPECHCPPSQACLSVAEDPLVGGFLIILPPQLQLEPGTYTLHILPKPPPCPRR encoded by the exons ATGTGGAGACCCGAGCTGACTCCAGGCAGAG GCCATCCTGCCCCACCGCGCcctacccgcccccacccccatgaaaTGAGCGACACTCAAGACTTTGCCACTTTCCCCGTGGTTGCCACCCAGGTGAAGCTGGGGGGCTGGAGCCGTCAGGGTGGGGGCAGCGTGTCTCTCCGCCCGCGCCCGCACCAGGAGCTCCAGGCCTTCCTCAGCCTTCTGG AGCACAGTTTGCTGCAGGAATTCCTTTCCAGAGATCCCTGTTTCCAGATTTCAGATAAG TATCTCCTGGCCATGGTGCTGGTCTACTTCCGGCGTGCCAACCTGAAGCTCAGCGAGTACACCCACAGCAACTTGTTCTTGGCGCT GTTTCTTGCAAATGACATGGAGGAGGATCTGGAGGACCCTAAATGTGTGATTTTTCTGTGGGCCCTGGGAAAAGATTGGCGTCGTCAGGTGGCGGACTTCCTGCACCAGAGGGATAAGCTGTGGGCCCGGATGGGCTTCCGGGCCATGGTGAGCCGCCAGTGCTGTGAGGAG GTCATGGCCAAGGAGCCGTCCCATTGGGCCTGGACTCGAGAGCGGCGTCCCCACCACGGTGGAGCTCAGAGGGGCTGCCCAAAGGCCCGGGTGCCCCTGCCTGGAGGCCCCGGCCTCTCACCTCCTCACTGTTCCCTCTGTGGCTTGCTCCCTGCCCACGGCCTCTGCAGCCACCAGCCCCGCCCCTTGCCTGTCTTATCCAAGTGCCCTTCCCCAAACCCTGAGTGCCATTGCCCTCCCTCCCAAGCTTGTCTCTCAGTGGCCGAAGACCCCTTGGTGGGGGGCTTCCTCATCATCCTGCCCCCCCAACTGCAGCTGGAGCCGGGCACCTACACTCTCCACA TCCTCCCGAAGCCTCCACCGTGCCCTAGGCGCTGA